In Apilactobacillus bombintestini, one genomic interval encodes:
- a CDS encoding proline iminopeptidase-family hydrolase gives MKQQTKIITLDNGYHLWTHTSGEGKINLLALHGGPGGTHEYWENTADELKKQGLDVAVTYYDQLGSWYSDTPDFSDPKIADKYLTYDYFVDEVEEVRQKLGLDNFYLIGQSWGGVLVQLYAQRYGEHLKGAIISSMVDDIDDYTAHLDEIREKEFAPDELDFMKKCEANNDYDNARYQADVDKLNKGYIDRKQPSKLDHLVDVSNPDIYHKFQGDNEFVITGKLGEWHNTDHLKENHVPTLVTYGEHESMPVATGKRMAKMIPNAKFVSTPNAGHHHMIDNAPVYYDHLATFMREVENDTFNK, from the coding sequence ATGAAACAACAAACAAAAATTATTACCCTAGATAATGGTTACCATTTATGGACTCACACTTCTGGTGAAGGAAAAATTAATCTTTTAGCCTTACACGGTGGCCCTGGTGGAACTCATGAATACTGGGAAAATACTGCTGATGAACTTAAGAAACAAGGATTAGACGTAGCTGTTACCTACTATGATCAATTAGGTTCATGGTATTCTGACACTCCTGACTTTTCTGATCCTAAGATTGCTGACAAATACTTAACTTACGATTACTTCGTTGATGAAGTAGAAGAAGTTCGTCAAAAACTTGGCTTAGATAACTTCTACTTAATCGGTCAATCTTGGGGTGGTGTATTAGTTCAACTATATGCACAACGCTACGGTGAACATCTAAAAGGTGCTATCATTTCTTCAATGGTAGATGACATCGATGATTACACTGCTCACTTAGACGAAATTCGTGAAAAAGAATTCGCTCCTGACGAATTAGACTTCATGAAGAAGTGCGAAGCAAACAATGATTACGACAATGCTCGTTACCAAGCTGATGTGGATAAATTAAACAAAGGCTACATTGACCGTAAACAACCTTCTAAACTAGATCATTTAGTGGATGTTTCTAACCCAGATATTTACCACAAGTTCCAAGGTGACAATGAATTCGTTATCACTGGTAAATTAGGTGAATGGCACAACACTGATCATCTAAAAGAAAACCACGTTCCTACCCTAGTAACTTATGGTGAACATGAATCCATGCCTGTTGCTACTGGTAAGCGTATGGCTAAGATGATTCCTAATGCTAAATTCGTATCTACACCTAATGCTGGTCACCATCACATGATTGATAATGCTCCAGTTTACTACGATCATTTAGCTACTTTCATGCGTGAAGTAGAAAACGATACTTTTAACAAATAA